One Populus nigra chromosome 16, ddPopNigr1.1, whole genome shotgun sequence genomic window, ACATTTGTTAGTAAAATATTTGTATCTCATGTGCACATACGCATCAAGTACAGAATTTGAACATGTATCTAACCTTAACCAAAATAATTTGGAACTTTAAGATTTGCTTCTCTGCCTTGTAAGATTTTTTGTCAAGGAAAAGATTACTTGGAGATTAAATTCAAAACCCACTTGAGAGTTAATTAAATAGGACAATAACTGACTGCTAAATTATGAAAATGCTGCTGTTGACTAGGGAACCATGAGGCGAGCTTTGATTTTGGCATATTGATGACTTGGCTGGACAATGTTGATCTCCTACTATCTGGCAGGCAGAGCTTGGATGGAAAATTCATTTGATCTGTCTGAGTGTCTCTATCAGTCTAGTTTAGACTTCAGAATTTGCTAAGGACATGTATCGGAGAAAGGTCGGAGAAAACTATCTTATGAAAGAGGAGCAGCAGTGAAAAGATGACTGAACTCGGATACTCAGCTCAAAATCAATTGGGTTTTGGAACTTCTGGCTTTTTATGCCTTTCTTCTGTTttggatgattatttttttacgaGGATGGTCAGCAAATGAGCTTTACAATAATGAATGACACAAAAATTGCTTTACCACCTTAACAAGCATGCAAAAGCTAACACTTGCATTTATAATAAGCTATTGCTTCAcctctttaataaaaaaaataataataaatttagtttgtttttaagatttttaaaaatctccTTAAACAAATCTAGAGTTCTTTcgattttatatgaaaattatctaatgaccaaatattttttttgacttTACTTCAATGTTAGATTATTACATACCACAAGTCATTTAAGTATCCAGCCTCTAATAATAATCCACACAAACCACTTGTGAAAAATCTTCTAAACCATTTTAAGAGAGAGATTGTTATATCTTAGAgtactaactttttttttttttgcattttaggtATTTCTGTACTATATTCTACTTATAttctcttaataaataaaatgcataacattctatttatagaaaaccctaaaaaccctataaataacaaaatatcattttgcCTCTTAAATagtatcacatatattattttaggctaattttaaaaatttattcaattcaagtccttacttgattatTTTTAGGTCTAAAATTATAATCCCTGTATTAATACCATTTTAGTCCtcaattcttaaaatttatttacaattaaatcacaattgattaatcattctattttaatttataatcaatagTTTTTATGTGTGTGAATCGTGTGATCCATTAAGTTTCCTAATAAGTtggctcaaatataaattataatcctaaataaaataagattaaataaattaaacaatttaatttattatcaattcagcaattgattgaaatatatttaaagatcaaataCAATATCTAGCAACCTGTCATGATCCCCTAAATAATAGGAAAGTCATAagtaatttaagttaatttttcaatataattattatctcttTATCAAGAATATTCTGATTTAAACATTATAGCATGAAATATACTTactttgtcaaattatattattttttaatattatagtcactaattcttttaataagattttaaaactcTTTCCAAaacttagattttaaaattctttttaaaactcattctattttgatgaaaaatttcACAATAAATAGTGTCATCTCCATTCATCAAGCAGAATTTGCTTGTACTGATGCCAACACATCGCCCCTGCATGCTGGCAGCATAAGGGCTGCCACCAAACTACTAGCACTGCTGCTGCTTTCACCATCCCATCACAACCATCAGCAACTTTAGCTCATCTTGTTGAACACGGCCATGTCTAACTCCAATGTGATCATCTTGTTCTACTGTCATCACCACCATGTCACTACCAAATCAAGACATCTTTGGTGACATTATCATCACCACCACCAAATTCGTGGAAATGCAATGCCATTTTTATGCCTAGTTAACCTTATCGTTCCCTCTAGTGTCATTTCAAGCATTCAAACAATAACAACACTACAGCTGTTTCCAAACCCCTGCTCTTACCATTTCACCAAAATCCGGCCAAACTCTACCTTTTGACATTCAAAATCATAATAGGAAAATACAAAACTGTGAACCTTCAAGTTATCAAAAGTCCAAAAGCTCAAAGTCTTGAAACTTTCACAAACTCAAAGCTTGAACTTTCATACAGAGGAAACCTAATATGATACGATATTTACTGTTGAATGCCAAGGCATTGCGCCACTACATAATTTACTTGTCAATATAATGGGGCAAGGGAAAGTGGGAAACGTTCTGATTGTGTTGGTCAAGCCCTCAACCTTCACATTTTAACTTCACGCAACTCTTAGTGCAAGTGAATAACCTACTGCTCCTCTGGTAGATTCCCTGGGTGAATACTACCTTTGGTATTAAGTACTAAGTTGCTCTGACATCCAAATCTATCTCTCTTGACAAGAGCAGATAACTACACCAATCATTTTTACCAAATGGCATAGCCTTAACTTACACAGCACACCGTGCAGCCTGTGTGAATCAATTCTGGAACGACACACTATCAATTGTCAAGCTGCGGGATTTAAAAGGGTATCCTTCCTTTATTAGAGAGCAGATAGATTTTAAAACAGATTCCAAATACTTAATTTTCTAGGTTTATTTCACTCTAATTTCAACCCCCTTACAAACTCCAACCCTGCCAACAAATTTTCAATTCTATAGCTATCTTTCAGCAactgaaatttaattaaaaatgtctTTTATCAGTTTCAGGACTATAAGGAAAGCTCTTAGCTGTCCTCCATCTTTAAATGGAGCAAGGGACGTAGCATAAACTGGCCTCGCAAGTAGCACAATGATGGGCAGGACAAAAatggcaaaaaagaaaaaaaaattgctatttACCATCCAACCTAAAAATGAAAACTACCAGGAGAGACCTATGAATGATAGAAGACCATTGACACATGACTAATACGCATTCACCAGACAATAAATTACTGTCACATGCAACACCCCACATAAATCATGAGATGACCTAAATTATCATGTTATTAGAACCTCTTAAaggggaaagaagaaaaatatcctCTAAGTTGGTTATCCTAGAATGAACAGACACAGTTGGATTCTACACCAACTATGATGATTAAACAAGAAGTTCAACGACGGCAGAGAAAATGCAACAAGAGCAGGATTGGCAGGTGATATGAATTCGTGTAAGAGAGCTGAAAGATTTCCTGTTTATTCTAAGTTAAATGATGAGACACCAGGAATCATTAATTGCCTCTTAATCCACCATCTAACTAGCAAAACCCATCCACATATActaatttatatttcaacaGTAGCAAGAATGCCAACTGATTGTTTGACGAAACCTTACTATCCTTCAAAACTTAGACTTACTAGTAAATAACAAATTTCTCACTAACAATGTAGCATGAACAATCAATCATTTTCACAAGTGTCCATAAAGAATGAGGCAGCCAGATTCACTAAAAATGGGTTTTTATTTCAAACGCATGCTgaatgagatgaaattgaataagcACATACATAAATAATACAAGAACAGAGGAAATTTCTTAACAGTTAACAATAGTAGTGAAGgaagaaaaattcaatgacATAAGATTTAAaagatcaagaaaaagaaactacAAGGCATGAATCTCTCAAATAAATCTCATCTACTACATCATTTTCCCTGGAATAAGTTTGAAACAGCTAAGACTACATGCAGAAAGACCATAAAACAACAGTCAGCGCCAAAAAGGcacaatttcaaaataatcGAATGCGACGGAAACACATCAACTACAAACTACATTGCAAGCCTCTGCCAAGACAAGATGCATAAACATACACAAATACAAACATGCTGGGTTGCAATGTATGCAAGACAAAGATCCACATGGTACATCTACCTGATAGTGACAAACTTGTTTGTACCGTGTTTAGCCCAGTGAGTTCTCAGATCAATGGGATTAGAAAAGTCATAGCCTTCACCAGCAAGTTTCTCTAAGACTTTCTTAAAAGCTCCTAGACTCATTTTTCTCCCTGCTATCCTTGCACCACGTCTTTTCATACTCATAGGCAAGGGATACACAGATATGCATGTCGTACAACATGCTGATTGCCACCCACCACAACCCCAACGATAGCATTGTTGAGGGTTACCAGTACACGAGCAAACTGGTATAGGAATGACTGAAATGTCCATATTGATCCCATTTATCATAATTTCAGCAGTTTTCTTGGCAGACCTTACTCGTTGAACAGAAAGGGTTTCCTCAGGCTTGGGTACTTGAGGGCCTCTCTTACCCTTCTTTGCTTTCGGGGATTTTGGGGCTTTCTGACGCTGCCTCTTTTTATTAGGACCATTTACCTTTTCAACAACACCAGCCTCTTCAACTAGCTCCAGCGGTTCATCCTTTGTTGAATAAGGTGGTTGAAACACTTGCATATGATGAGCTGAAGATGTTTCAGGAAAAACAGCCGCATAATTATGGTTTCCAGGCAACACATTGATAAACTTTTCTCTCTGGCCAATCCAAGCTCCCCTCATATACTCCATAGGGTTCATGGGCTGCGAAACACCAACATCTTTATGGTTAAAACCTCCATTCATACTTGTCATGATTGCGGCACTGCGCGAACCCAAAAAGGGTTTCTCAGGCATTGTTGGGGACATGAGCTGAAGACCCAGATTTCCTTTAACAGGTGTTGGTTCATAGTAACCCCAATTACGAATATTCAAACTGTTATCTTCATCCATTATTTCAAACTTCGACAATTCAAGAGAACTTATTTAACCTTAACACAATTTGTTGTCAGCATTGTGTGCACCTAAGAAAATCTCCAAAAAGATTACAGACgcaaaaattaattcaaacccaAATCACAgaaaccaaaaaattaataagcagATAGTCAAATCACAGTAAAGTTTGTGCCTTGAAACTAGCAAAAGTCTCAATTAGCAGAACTAGTAaggcaaaataaataataaaaacatatgggTCATAGCAAGAAAGTAAGATCTTCGAATTTTTGGATGTGTctgataaaatttcttttaaagaaaatagaCAGCCATTGGCGTAGTATTTTAGGATATATAAAGCAACTTACTTGAAAGAAGACGAAGAGAGCTTTTTAGGGTTCTTGTTCTCTACTGAAGAAGCACGAAAAAAGAAGTGATGCACgccaatttttttatgtaattactTTTTACTCATTTTTGAAAGTGCTCCTTATCTAGGAATTTGAGAATGTTGGTGCGCACTTGCTAGTGATTTGAGATCTTTTCGTCTCTGTTTCGTTCTGagcttgaatttatttttttattaaaatttgaacttttttaaattaatttattaatattttaaatgttttgatattttatgtcaaaaaaatttaaaatattattttaatatattttcaagtaaaaaatattttaaaaaataatttttactacattttcaaatacctcaagataattatttagatattgttagtatgttttaaataaaaaaaattataatttaagttgTAGAAGCTACTAggtctaataaaataatttaaaaaacaaacaataaatgagtgggatttaaacaaaaaataataacaatgacaagaagaaaataaggcttattaagaagaaaaaaataaaaaatctaaattttaaaataatttaatattaaaaaataaaatttaaaaagtaacaaaattaaaagactcAAATCAACcataattaatataacaaaCTCACAACTTAGATCATGAAGAGGTTAGACcaaccttataaaaaacaaattaaaaaaaaataatgcctaaaaaaatagaacacgAACGAACCCTAGTAAAGTTGTACGAACTCTAGTAAAGTTGGAAAGCTTCACGAGCTGGATCATGCAAACAAGGTATCTAATAGAaggcaaaacatgaaaaataatgaagcttaattttaaaaagatctaattttaaaggagaaaaccaaaaaattatatagaaaaaaaggtCTTAAAAATATACTCGAGTTAATCAGccataattgttattttagtcataaaattgagataacctGATTGAAATGAAACCTAAGAAGATTATAAGCCCATTATAaacaatgtcaaatgatgaaattgtaaaaaaaataaataaatgaaaaaaaaacaatatcaacctACGTTAACTTCTCAAACTTATGACCCAAGTCATTAAACCAAAATTACTCTATCTGAAAAAACCACAAAATTCGATTCCTAACAAATAAAATGTTGGacgataaaattagaaaaaaaaaattaattatacaaaatgattcaaaaacacaaaataacaattaagagaataaaaatcaaatttaaaataaataaataaataaataagatgacAACTAGGATTTGGAATTgaatgaacaaattaaaaagaaaaataaaattaacaaatattcaacctttttgttttttaaaattttacaaaccAATTTCAAAAGAGAACAAATATtgaacctttttgtttttttaaaatttattttatgtcaacTTTCagacataattttttgttggaatCTATAACTCAGTTAtgatttattaacataaataattctccatttattttacaagtataaactattttttttttttggttataaaaataaaagttaacaaCGCCTGATCCTGCAGCGCGGGGCGTTGTTAAATAAATGGTACCAAAAACAGTTCCTTAATTTTCTAGTTCTATTTCACTCCAAATTCAACCTCCTTCCAAACTCCAATCCTGCCAGCAAATGGCAGGCAGGACAACCACGGCAGGAACAAAAAACTTGCTATCTTGCTAGACCATCATCCACATAAGAACTCGAACAAAAACGAGGAGAGAACTATACATGATAGAACATTACCACAAGAGTAAAATGCattcatcaaacaaaataaatcactGTCACAATCAACACCCCACACCCCACAGTAGCCATGAAAGGACTTAGAACTATCATGTTATTACAACGTCTTAAGGgaaaaagaagcaaaacatCCTCTAAGTTGGGTTATCAATAACAAGTTTCTCACCAACAATGTGGCAAGCCTAAAGCAACTACCTCACAAAATCAGAAACTAGGTCATAGGTCCATGAACCGCTCATTCATTTACACATGCTGCAATAACTTCAGAAAGAATGAGGCTGCCACATAtactaaaattagatttttattccaAATTTATTCTAAATCAGATGAAATAGAATACGCACAAGTAAAAAAGGTAAGAAAGAATCAAGGAATCACTTAACAATTAACAGTAGAAAAATCAGTCACAAATGAGGCAAGAATCTATTGATAAATCTCATCTATTACATCAGTTTCCCTGGCATCAATAAGTTTGAAACAGCTTAGAGTACAAGCAGAACAAGGATCCATATCGTACATCTACCTAATAGTGACAAACTTGTTCGTACCGTGTTTAGCCCAGTGAGTTCTCAGATCAATCGGATTAGAGAAGTCATAGCCTTCACCAGCAAGTTTCTCTAAGACTTTCTTAAAAGCTCCTAGACTCATTTTTCTCCCTGCTATCCTTGCACCACGCCGTTTCGTACTCATAGGCAAGGGATACACAGATATGCATGTCGTACAGCATGCTGATTGCCATCCGCCACAACCCCAACGATAGCATTGTTGGGGGTTTCCAGTACACGAGCAAACAGGTATGGGAATGACTGAAATGTCCATATTGATCCCATTTATCATAATTTCTGCGGTTTTCTTGGCAGCCCGTGCTCGTTGAGTAGGAGGACTACCCTCAGGCTTGGGTACTTGAGCGCCTCCCATACCCTTCTTTGCTCTTGGGGATTTCGGGCCTTTATGACGCTGCCTCTTTTTATTAGGAACATTTACCTTTTCAACAACACCAGCCTCTTCAACTAGCTCCAGCGGTTCATCCTTTGTTGAATAAGGTGGTTGAAACATTTCCATATGATGAGATGAAGATGTTTCAGGCCAAACAGCTGCATAATCATGGTTTCCAGGCAACACATTGAGAAGCTTTTCTCTCTGGCCAATCCAAGTGTCCCTCACGTACTCCATCGGCATCAAGGGCTGGGAAATCCCAATATCCCTATGGTAAAAGCCCGCATTCATACTTGTCATGATCGCAGGACTTCGCGAACCCAAAATTGGTTTCTCAGGCATTGTTGGGGACATTAGCTGAAGACCCAGATTTCCTTTAACAGGTGTTGGCTCATAGTAACCCCAATTACGAATATTCAAACTGTTATCTTCATCCATTATTTCAAACATGGACAATTCAAGATAACTTATTTAACCTTAACacaatttgttgttaacattgTGTTCACCTAAAAAAATCTCCAAAAAGATTACAGACAcacaaaaatgaattaaaacccaaatcacagataaaaaaaactaacaatcaTATTGTTAAGCCATAGTAAAGTTTATGtcttgaaactaaaaaattcaatattaacagAACTAGCAAGCcgaaaattcaagataaaaaaagaaggaaagaagcaTATGGGTCATGGTCAGAAACAAAGATCTTCGCATCCTTGAATTTatctgagatttttttataaaaaaaactgaatagaCAGTTGCTGGTGTAGTATTTAAGCAAAGATAAAGGGACTTACTTTGAAGAAGACGAAGAGAGCTTTTTAGGGTTTCTTCTCCACCGCTAAAGAagcacaaaaattaattaattcacgCCATTTTTGTATGCAATTTACTTTTTACTCATTTTGTAAGGTGCACTTGCTAGCCTTGTGGGTCAATTggaacattttctttttgtcaaaTGCCGTTGTCTGTGTAAAATATTGATGTCGATTAACTATTTCaatttattgcattttttatatttttttcatttagataTATAGTACTTAAACTAGTTCCGTGTTAAGCCGCAaagtaaaatttcttttgagCAAGAAAAAATGTCAAAAGTATTGAtaacgtctttttttttttttttttttttgtccccaAGGAGTGTAGCGTGgtggcaaagggcttgagatctgcacagcaggtctcgagttcgagtcagggcgtgcacctcttgtaagagcctgggacagccggggttttactcactcacctgggcccacaaagtgcgctttccgggggtagggtttcctcgaatccaaaaaaaaaaaagtcttttttttttcaactaattCTAAGATGAAAAACATTTGATACTTCACTTTGACTTGGACTCActtgtaaaatttataaaaaaaattttgaaaaaaaaattaaaaatatttaatcttgaattaactcaatattaaaggataaaatcagtaaaaaataatatttgattaaaaaaatgtaaacttAGTCAACCAAGTAAACTCATGATGAAGTTATGCATGTCGTtggattcaataaattttttatcctataaattatttttcatttaattacacgacaataaaatacatgatttttttttatgtgagtgaaacaatatattttgtaaaagtaAAAGAACTATAACAGACACGTAGGACTAAGATAACAAAGGTAGATCATTGAcaacaaaatatgaaattgtattcttttaaatttgagttaaataaaaagtaaatcatcaataaaaaagagtgaaattatatttttttaattgagggtCAGAGAAagcattaaataaaaacaaaatataaataaataataccctGGATGTCGCagattaacctattaaactgCTACCTGAATAATGAACTCAATTGGAttcaatgatttgttttatcgattttttaaaccaaaaataaaatagaaaaaaaaaagagaaagccTAGTCGTGTGGGCTtgggcattatatatatatatatatatatatatatatatatatatatatatatatatatatatatatatatatatatatatatatatatatgggactAAGATAGCAAAAGTAAATTGTTGATAACAAATTAGAAGGAACCATCTAAAaacaagagacaaaaaaaaaacaacttagaaGGAACAACCTAAATACATCGGCATTTAAGCCTAGGCATGTGCGTTTAggcctactttttttttctcttatttaaaaGGGAAGACTAAATgtcattttctcctttttatttatttctttcaaaatatgCAGATGACGTGTTGCCCATTAAGGTAAACAACGAGTCGTATCCTAACCAAATTCTAGACATCATTGTGGTGGTTAGAAAATTAGAGTTATAAGTGTTTAACCCACCAAACTCATTTTTCAATCCATTGAAACTCAAAAACCAATCCCAGAACATGTAGAAACTAATTTAGCAACCAAATAAGTCCAAAAAATGGcccaaataacaaaattatatcaaataaattctCTTTCTCGACTTAGATTtgcctttttaggaaaaatcaAAGCTTTAAACAACCACTATAAGACTCTACATATCAAATATAACCCATTGATACCAATTTCAACGATTTTGGTGGTTGGAATAAGTATAAACAacgactttctctctctaagtcAGAATTCAGCGAGATTCTTTCTCTCCTATGacaaaaatgaattgaaaaaataagagaaataaaatttgatatcaaaattgaatttctaaAAACTAAAGAGATCAATCatctataaacaaaaaaagatgggggactaaaataaaatttttgtattAGATTCAAAGCCACCACTTATGTTACctaccatttttattttgttcctcTTACTTTCAATCCAACCcccctatagaaaaaaaatatgcaatttgATGCAAATTCGGGCTCATAAagatttaattgtttaaaaGAAACGtccaaggactaaattgaaatttttataaaaattgactATTTCAATCCACAATGACTTGTGAAAAAGTatagagtgaaaataaaaatgaaaaccccacatgttttagatttatacttaattaatataattttgatgtctCATTATAAACTCATCTCTATAAATGACACCTATCAAGAAAGAAGCAACCAGTAGTAAATTTCACAAAAATATATGCTGCattgttaaatattaaaaacaatattacatcattaaaaaaattattttctctctctctctctcttaacatACTCTCAATcccttaacatatttttttttctcaatctctttaaaaaaaattgaaagaaaaaacattaacttttttatttttttatgtccattgaactaggggtgttcaaaaaaaccgattaaccgagaaaaccgagaaaaccggagaaaaattaaccgaaaaaaccgaaccgagatgaaaaaccgattaaaccgatttttaaaaccataaattttaacaggtccggttcggtttcggttttaattataaaaccgacaaaccgaaccggaccaaccaaaaaatcataaaaaaccctCTGGTAGCCAAGGAGTATAAATAGTTAATTAACCTAACCCTACCTAATATAA contains:
- the LOC133675325 gene encoding protein BASIC PENTACYSTEINE2-like — encoded protein: MFEIMDEDNSLNIRNWGYYEPTPVKGNLGLQLMSPTMPEKPILGSRSPAIMTSMNAGFYHRDIGISQPLMPMEYVRDTWIGQREKLLNVLPGNHDYAAVWPETSSSHHMEMFQPPYSTKDEPLELVEEAGVVEKVNVPNKKRQRHKGPKSPRAKKGMGGAQVPKPEGSPPTQRARAAKKTAEIMINGINMDISVIPIPVCSCTGNPQQCYRWGCGGWQSACCTTCISVYPLPMSTKRRGARIAGRKMSLGAFKKVLEKLAGEGYDFSNPIDLRTHWAKHGTNKFVTIR
- the LOC133675273 gene encoding protein BASIC PENTACYSTEINE2-like, with translation MDEDNSLNIRNWGYYEPTPVKGNLGLQLMSPTMPEKPFLGSRSAAIMTSMNGGFNHKDVGVSQPMNPMEYMRGAWIGQREKFINVLPGNHNYAAVFPETSSAHHMQVFQPPYSTKDEPLELVEEAGVVEKVNGPNKKRQRQKAPKSPKAKKGKRGPQVPKPEETLSVQRVRSAKKTAEIMINGINMDISVIPIPVCSCTGNPQQCYRWGCGGWQSACCTTCISVYPLPMSMKRRGARIAGRKMSLGAFKKVLEKLAGEGYDFSNPIDLRTHWAKHGTNKFVTIR